The stretch of DNA AATACAATTAGTGTATATTAAAAATATAATTATTATTTTCTACAAACCAATATGTTTAACAACATAATTAAAAGCATTTATTATAGATACCATAATTACCATTAAAAGAGATTATTTTACAGAATATTTCCAGTTACAACTTTTAACTCTAAGTAAAAAAATACATACAAAAATAGCTATAATCTCTGGAAGAAATAATTTTATAACCTTATAAATAATAGATATCCCTGAATTAAGTTTCATATATATTTAGTATATTTTAAATATATTTACAAATTAATGAATTCAGGGACATCTTTCTAGAAATTATCTATAATTAAGATAAATAACTCTACTCTTCATTTGAAAACTTCTACGAAGCAAAAAACCTTCTACCCAGCAAGCTTGGCAAAACAGCACCCAGGGAGGACACGGTCACCAGGAAAGCCTGGTGGAGGTGTAGGATTGCTAGGACAAGCACTAAGAGGAATAGTAGGTCTGATCTTGTCGCCAGGAAAGCCCGGAGTAACCGGAATAGGACAACGATCTGGAAATATTTTTGGTGTTTCTCCAGCAAATTTTGGACACTGTAAATTATAAATCGAATTCAAATCAAACATATAAATCCTCCTTAATTAATTATTAATAACGTATCAACATGATACGTTTTAAGTGGTTATCATGCGCTTTAGCCAAATGTCAAACATATTTTTAAAAATAATTATAAAATCATAAATACATTATGTATATATTATTCGTGTACATAATGTATAATTTAATTAAATAATAATTCTATTTACAATACTGTTGAAATATGAGACATGAAGCATAGTTTTTTCTTAACAAAATAATAAAATCAAATGAATAATTCACCTGAAAAATTAGTATCCTTCTCTTGGTTCACTGAAACCACAAAGAAATATATTTATTACGTCATTGAACTCAGCCTTGTTGCTACTGTCTTGCGTTTGCTTGGCTTGGTTAATCCTTTTATTTTTCAGGCAATTATTGACCGCATCTTACCCTTCCAGCGCGCTGAAAGCCTTTACGCTATTGTTGTCCTTATGATTGCTATCATGCTGTTTAGCACAGCTCTGAGTGCTCTATCGGGATATTTAGGAGCTTATTTAGCCAATCGGCTTACTTTAGAGTTTGGGCGTCGCATTTATACCCACGTGTTAAGCCTCTCCTTACCTGTTTTACGCACTTGGCAAGTGGGGGAATTGTTCACACGTATCGGAGAGGTTGATACGATTCGCGGTTTTTTAACGGGAACCATTGCAACAACTGTCCTGAATGTTCTTTTTGCCATCATTTATCTCGCAGCGCTCTTTTCCATCAGTCCACAGCTTACCTTCATCGTTCTTATCATCTTACCCTTACAAATGGGTTCTTTGGCATTAGTAGGCCCCTTTTTGCGCCACCAATTACGCCGCGCTTTCACCCTGCAGGCAGCCCATCAATCGCGCCTCATTGAAAGTTTTACTAATCTTGAAGCCATCAAAGCGCATGTAAAGGAGCCAGCCCATACGCTACGCATGCAAGAAACTTTAACCCGTAGTTTGGATCAAAGCCTCACAACCAGTAAATTGCATCTTTTAAATGGAGCTATGAGCCATATTTTTGGCGATCTTTTCACTATTTTTATTATCTTTTTTGGTGCTCAGGCAGTTCTTCAAAACCAAATTACACTAGGACAACTTATTGCCTTTCATCTCCTCGCAGGCAATGTTTCTGGTCCTATCTTAAGCCTTGCCTCTTTATGGGAAGAATGGCAGCATTTAAAAATCTCCCGCCTTCGTTTAGGCGATATCCTTAACTCCCCATCAGAATGGGAAAAGGAGAAGCCGTCTCTTCAACTCACCACAACGCCCCATCTTGAAACCAAAGATATGTGTTTTTCTTATGGAGAAAAACCAATTATCAACCATCTTGATATTTGTTTACAACCTGGAAAACCCATTATGTTGCTTGGTCCTTCAGGGTGTGGAAAATCAACCTTAGCAAAGCTCCTTTGTGGTCTCTATCCCCCAACAAGCGGGCAGATATTGATTAATGACCAATGTTTACAGAATTTTGATGTCCGTAGCGTACGCAAAACAATCGCATATTTCCCCCAAAGCCCATGCCTTTTTTCTGGAACCATTCTTGAAAATATGCATCTTGCCAAACCCGATGCTACCAAGAATGAAATCGACGCTGCACTCTATGCTAGCGCTTGTCATGATCTCATCGCTCAATTGCCTCAAGGGCTGGATACCCAAGTGGGCGAGCAAGGTGGCTTTTTATCAGGTGGTCAACGTCAACGCTTGGCATTAGCTTGTTTTTTCTTGATAAACCCAAGCCTCCTCATCTTAGATGAACCAACTTCCGCGTTAGATGAAGCTGCTAGCGCACAGATTGTTGAGCATTTATATCAACTTTCGCAAAAGTGCATCGTTCTCGTCATTACCCACAAACATGACCTTTTTCCTCAGAATGCAACCGTATTAAATTTCACTGATTTGGAGGCAAAAAATGGCGAATAAGACACCTCGCTTACGCCCCTTATCGCCAACGCTTCATATGGTGGTCGCTGTTTTGATTGCTCTATTCCTCTTTATTGTAATCGGAAGCTTTGTTGCAAAAACAGAAATTGTTGCACGAGGACAAGGATCGGTTATTCCCACCGCTTACGTTCAATTGGTGCAAGCACAAAATACAGGTCGTATTGAAAAAATCCTCGTAAAAGAAGGGCAATTTGTTCACCAAGGCGATCTTCTTATCCAATTGGATCAGCGCGAAGCCCTAAATGAGCGTGCACGTGTTCAAGCAGATATCGCGCAGCAAACCCTTCAGGCACAAATTGCCGCAGCTATTTTAACAGCTTTGAGTGAAAGCAACCCTTTGGATAAAGATTTTGTAACTAAAGGGCTTGCCTATTTGCAAATCCCTCCCTCCAATAACAAGACTGCAAAAATAGAAGGGGGAAAACTCATTAGCGCTACTCTTCAATCTCTACAAGATAAATTAAGAGCGCTGAAAGCCCAAGCTGATCGGGTCATGCGCAGTGGTGCTACACAACATGCTCAATTAGATAAGTTAGAAGATGATCTTCAATTAAGTCAAGGAAAACTAAAAGCTGCAAAAAGCCTGATGGAAACAAAAGTTATTAGCCAAGCTCTTTATTTAGAGCGGTTACATGACCTTAAAAATGTGGAGCATGAGATTTTAACCAATCAAAGGCGCTTAGAAGAAAATAACGCCGAAATAGACACCCTCCGCCAACAACGGCAAAGTCTCATTTCCGATGAAATCGCCCGCTATCGACAACTTTCGCGTGAAACAGAATTAACACTTCAAGGGTTAAAAGCAAAGCTTGATAGTACTCAATACCGCCTCGATCACTTATCACTTTACGCTCCCGTTGATGGTCGTATTGATGATTTAAGTATCCACACTTTGGGCGGCTTTGTAGAAGCTGGTAAAACTTTAATGCGTATTGTCCCTGGCGCAGGTGGCCTCATTGTTGAAGCGTTTTTTGATAACCGAGATATTGGTTTTTTAGAAAAAGGCCAACATGCTTACATCAAATTTTCTGCTTTTCCGCCTGAACGTTTCGGTGTTATCTACGGTACAGTCGTTAATGTAGGTGCTACAGCGCGCTATGATAAAGAAATTAATGGTGCCTATGCCGTTTTGATCAAAATCGACCAAGATCATATCAATTTGAATGGCAAACAACTTAAATTTATCCCGGGTATGACAGTGACAGCCGATGTTATTACAGCAAAACGGCGTCTCATTTCCTATTTCTTTGAACCTATCACCAAAATTTTAGAACAATCTTTAAAGGAAAGATAATGTGTGTAAATGAAAATCCTTCACCATCGCTCATAGCCCCTCTTACAGCCTTGGGAGCTATGGTGGTTTTAATGCTTCAATCCCCCTTACACCGCCGTTGGCGGATTTGGGATATCGAATTTAATTTAGGACCCGCCTTACGAACTGGACAATACAAACTTTATAAAAATGAGAATGGAGAATTTTGTGCTTTTATTACTTGGGCTTTTTTAGATGAGAAAAATCATCAATCTATGCTTGAAAAGGGAGAACTTTTACCCGGTGCCGATTGGCAGGATGGAGAGTATATATGGTTCATTGATTGTGTGGCACCATATGGCCATGCTGTTACTCTCGTGCGCGATATGCAACGGCATGTATTTCCAGATCAGCAGTATTGTTATGCTGTCCGACGTAATGAAGACGGTGGGATGCGGAAAATTGCTCGCTGGCGTTCTTATAGAGTAAAGAATCCATCCAAATAGCTTTTATAAACCAAGCAAACATAAATGATTTAAGGACTCCCTCTCCCACATGCCCTTATGAAGAAAAAACTCTATTGATTATTGGGAAATAGCTATAGTAAAAATGAACCTTGCTGTTTAGAGTTACCTCACTACTCTACAGGTAGATATTTTTTAGCTTATCCAGATCTAATATTAATATTGATGCTCAATCACAAAAACCGATTATGCCCTCCAAAGCCTTATTTTTATTATTTTCTAACACACTTATCATTCTACCTCTTATTGCCTAATTAAATCAGTTTGATAACAGAAAAATACGATAGTTTTTTCGTTGTTAAGAGTTTAAGCAAAATCTTTGAGGTTCTTATTCCCAACCTTCCTAACTATAAAAATAGAATCTACTCAGTATAAAGCCTATTTCCTTACTTGCTACCATTGTTTAGCTAATGAGAAGCGATTTATATAAAAATATATTTCATAATATTATTTTTATACTTAAAAAATATCAGAAAAACTTTAAATATAAAATAAAAATATTACTTAGTATTCTATAACTTAAAAATATATTCAGTAAAATTTTATGATAATTTATCCTTTTATACAAAATTTTATAAGGAATATCTTAAAAAAGAGGTTATCATTTAATCTATCATTCTTATTATAATTCATATAATTTTTATTATAGATATAATGGTAATTTTTATCACTTTGTGTATAGATATACACAATCATATATTTGTTTTTTACTTGTATTTAAAATACTTTCTATAATTGCATAATTTATCTATTATACATACACATGATTTTTTTGTAAAAAAGTAACAAACATTAAATAACCTCTTATAATATAAAAATTAATACAGGTGCAAAAATTTTTAAAAATAATTAACCTAAAAAGAGCTTTTGAGATAATAATAACTTCTCCCCTTTGATCTTTGCCGCAGTAATAATAGACTTGCTTAGATTTAGTTTTTTTCTGAATTAAATTTAAAAACGATAGTTCAATCCACCAGAAAAACGAACTCCAGAAAAACCAGCCTTAGTAAGTTTATGCTGATAAATTAGATTACTGTGAAGTGTAATTTTTGAAGACAGTTGTGAATTGATACCCAAACCAGCTTCTAAAGAAGAACCAAAAGAACCTAACTGGAAAGAATCTTTAAAACGCACAAATTGTTTTCCCCCAAAATGATTAGCAATATGAAGCTGGCCATAAAAGGAAATGAAGCGATCCTTTTCAAATGTTGTAAACGTTTTAGTTAAACGCCCTCCAACACGCATCAACCATTGATCAATTTTTTTCATCTCAATATCAAATCCATCAAGATCATGCGCCTTATGAAACTGAAGATTCTGATAAATAAACTGAACTTGTGGATCAAACATAATACCTTCATACCCTGTCATAAACCTTTTACCAGAAGAGAACGAAACATTTAAGGGATTTCCTTTTAATGTCGCCGTCTTCCCCCGTGCAAAGGTAAAAATATCACCTTTAAACAAACCATAGGATAAAAGGCCATTTACATAAAAACCAGTGTTATTCTCCACGCTACCATACGCTGTAACTGACCATTTATGAAATGTACTTTTTTGGCTTTGATTAACATCCCGAGGACGCAAAGAAACTTTCCCATAAGTCCCCATGATTCTAAAGGACGTTGTACTGTATGCACCCTCAATTGTTTTCAACAAAACGCCTGCCTCTATGGCATTATAATCAAAATTGCCTCCATAACCATATTCAAGTGCAGAAAGATCTGAAACATAACGATAGCTTCCGCCATAACTGGAAACAAATAAAGTGGAAGAGCCATCGGTTTTTAACGATCTACCAACAGATCGCATAGTTTCCAATTGCCTGTTTTGACTGCCAATATCCATCAATCCAGCATGAAACAAAACATTTGGCAAAATAAGATAAGACGGAACTTGCGGAACAACATCCCTCACCCTTAGCACAACAGGTGCATCAAAAGCAGGCTGAACATATTTACTCTCGAGGCGAAAGTCCCAAAAATCTCCATCGCCCTTCACTAATCTTTGAGCCGTACGCGTATTTCCAAGAGAAGAATCTGGACCATATGGATGGAGATAATATTGGTAAGGCAAGCCTTCCAATGCAATATAAGTACTACTTAATTGAAAAGAATCTTCTGCCGCTTTTCCAGAAACTTGAATAAGTGAGATACTTTTAGCATTTCCATTGCCTACTACTTCTCCCTGATTTCCTACAACAAATTGCACATGGACTGTAGTTTTGCCAGAAACATTACCATGAATCAAAAGCCGGTCAGTCTTTTGGTCGTCAAGCGAGCCATCACCATTGAGATGCGTGTTGAGATAAAGATGTGCACTACCCTGCGCATTAAAAACCTCTTCTCCTCCCTTTCCAATATGAAGTGTCTGATACTCTTGAAACGTTGGGGTTTCGAAAGCAATAACACTGTCAGAAAGTTTTAAAAAAGAAATGGATGAAACCATACGATTTAAAACTTGCGAATTTATCTCTTTTCTTTTTGTTAAAATCCATTTTGACCCTCCTGTCAAATAAAGTTCAGCAACAGAATCATCAGCAACCCGCGTGCCTCCTATAAGTGAAGAAGAATCAGCCAACACCGCCATAGAAGCTCCCTTTTCAGCTGTTAACAATAAATCACCAGAGATCCTTGTTCCTTCTGTTACTCCGATATACCCACTACTTTTATGACTATGAATAGCTGTACCATCTGGAACTTCAAAAGTCGCCTTTTTCAAAAAGACAATTCCTTGTTGGTAGCTATTATCTCCTTTGTCCATATCAAAGTGCATACCATACTTGCTACCTGTCACTATAATTTTTGAATCTTCGATATTAACTCGCGAAACTAAAATATTCCCTTCTTGGCCCACACTTGATTGTGCATTAGTATCTAATCCGATCCATAGACCGCTAACATCACGAGCAAGAACATTGCTATTTTTTAAATAAGTAGAGCTGTGCTGGTTTATATTTAAAACCGCATGAGCAACTTCATCTTCTTTATCCATTGTTTTTTGACTTTTTGAAGTAATGCTAACACTGTCTAAAATTGCACTGCCCCTTTTTCCCACATAAAGCGCAGCCGCATTTATTACATCAATCAGCCCACCAGTCATCTTAATGTTTGCATCAAAACCACTGAAAAGAGCGCCCTTTTGGCCAACGCCCTGACCATGCACTTTAATTTTTGCATCCGTTAAAATAACAGATGCTCCTTGCTTCTCTGCATAAACACCCATCTGATTAGCTTCGATTGATCCACGATTCACCTCTATCATTCCACTATCAGCTCTAAAACCTATTGACACATTCTTCAAAGTTGAAGCGCTTAAAACAACTTTTCCTCCTTGCGAAGCAACTATACCATAAGTATCTTTTACACTATCAATACCATTAATTTTTACACGCATTGCTTGGATAACTGTATTTGGCTCTTGTGCTACGATAATAGCAGACGTTGTAAAACTATTTTCACTCTCACTCTTTTCGTCAGAAGAGTTAACGCTCTGATATACTTTATCAGTAATTGTATGTTTTGCACCATCATTACACCTGTAAGGTAATTTTCCTTCACTACATGAAAACGATACGGACGAAAAAGAACGAGCCTCTACATCTATATTGGATAAAAAAGGGGAAATAACTGCTGTAAAAACACACAAATATAAGTGATTTTTAGATTCTCTAATCATCATTCTTCTTCAAACTTCCTTTTCTCAGAAAAAATACATGCTGAAAATAAGCTATAAATTAAAATACAATAAGTGTAAAATAAATAAGAATAATTTATTTGTTATCTAGCAAACAATCATACATATGATCTGTTTTGTGTTTTATATAAAGCGAGAATAAAAAATAGGAAGTCATAATTTACGCTTGCTAACTTTATAAAGAGTGATTCAAAATACAGCTAATAACTGTAACACAATCTACAAAAACAGATTTACTAAGTTTATGCTGTTACAGGAAAATGTCTAGCTTCTAGGA from Bartonella taylorii encodes:
- a CDS encoding autotransporter outer membrane beta-barrel domain-containing protein, with translation MIRESKNHLYLCVFTAVISPFLSNIDVEARSFSSVSFSCSEGKLPYRCNDGAKHTITDKVYQSVNSSDEKSESENSFTTSAIIVAQEPNTVIQAMRVKINGIDSVKDTYGIVASQGGKVVLSASTLKNVSIGFRADSGMIEVNRGSIEANQMGVYAEKQGASVILTDAKIKVHGQGVGQKGALFSGFDANIKMTGGLIDVINAAALYVGKRGSAILDSVSITSKSQKTMDKEDEVAHAVLNINQHSSTYLKNSNVLARDVSGLWIGLDTNAQSSVGQEGNILVSRVNIEDSKIIVTGSKYGMHFDMDKGDNSYQQGIVFLKKATFEVPDGTAIHSHKSSGYIGVTEGTRISGDLLLTAEKGASMAVLADSSSLIGGTRVADDSVAELYLTGGSKWILTKRKEINSQVLNRMVSSISFLKLSDSVIAFETPTFQEYQTLHIGKGGEEVFNAQGSAHLYLNTHLNGDGSLDDQKTDRLLIHGNVSGKTTVHVQFVVGNQGEVVGNGNAKSISLIQVSGKAAEDSFQLSSTYIALEGLPYQYYLHPYGPDSSLGNTRTAQRLVKGDGDFWDFRLESKYVQPAFDAPVVLRVRDVVPQVPSYLILPNVLFHAGLMDIGSQNRQLETMRSVGRSLKTDGSSTLFVSSYGGSYRYVSDLSALEYGYGGNFDYNAIEAGVLLKTIEGAYSTTSFRIMGTYGKVSLRPRDVNQSQKSTFHKWSVTAYGSVENNTGFYVNGLLSYGLFKGDIFTFARGKTATLKGNPLNVSFSSGKRFMTGYEGIMFDPQVQFIYQNLQFHKAHDLDGFDIEMKKIDQWLMRVGGRLTKTFTTFEKDRFISFYGQLHIANHFGGKQFVRFKDSFQLGSFGSSLEAGLGINSQLSSKITLHSNLIYQHKLTKAGFSGVRFSGGLNYRF
- a CDS encoding toxin-activating lysine-acyltransferase yields the protein MCVNENPSPSLIAPLTALGAMVVLMLQSPLHRRWRIWDIEFNLGPALRTGQYKLYKNENGEFCAFITWAFLDEKNHQSMLEKGELLPGADWQDGEYIWFIDCVAPYGHAVTLVRDMQRHVFPDQQYCYAVRRNEDGGMRKIARWRSYRVKNPSK
- a CDS encoding peptidase domain-containing ABC transporter codes for the protein MNNSPEKLVSFSWFTETTKKYIYYVIELSLVATVLRLLGLVNPFIFQAIIDRILPFQRAESLYAIVVLMIAIMLFSTALSALSGYLGAYLANRLTLEFGRRIYTHVLSLSLPVLRTWQVGELFTRIGEVDTIRGFLTGTIATTVLNVLFAIIYLAALFSISPQLTFIVLIILPLQMGSLALVGPFLRHQLRRAFTLQAAHQSRLIESFTNLEAIKAHVKEPAHTLRMQETLTRSLDQSLTTSKLHLLNGAMSHIFGDLFTIFIIFFGAQAVLQNQITLGQLIAFHLLAGNVSGPILSLASLWEEWQHLKISRLRLGDILNSPSEWEKEKPSLQLTTTPHLETKDMCFSYGEKPIINHLDICLQPGKPIMLLGPSGCGKSTLAKLLCGLYPPTSGQILINDQCLQNFDVRSVRKTIAYFPQSPCLFSGTILENMHLAKPDATKNEIDAALYASACHDLIAQLPQGLDTQVGEQGGFLSGGQRQRLALACFFLINPSLLILDEPTSALDEAASAQIVEHLYQLSQKCIVLVITHKHDLFPQNATVLNFTDLEAKNGE
- a CDS encoding HlyD family type I secretion periplasmic adaptor subunit; its protein translation is MANKTPRLRPLSPTLHMVVAVLIALFLFIVIGSFVAKTEIVARGQGSVIPTAYVQLVQAQNTGRIEKILVKEGQFVHQGDLLIQLDQREALNERARVQADIAQQTLQAQIAAAILTALSESNPLDKDFVTKGLAYLQIPPSNNKTAKIEGGKLISATLQSLQDKLRALKAQADRVMRSGATQHAQLDKLEDDLQLSQGKLKAAKSLMETKVISQALYLERLHDLKNVEHEILTNQRRLEENNAEIDTLRQQRQSLISDEIARYRQLSRETELTLQGLKAKLDSTQYRLDHLSLYAPVDGRIDDLSIHTLGGFVEAGKTLMRIVPGAGGLIVEAFFDNRDIGFLEKGQHAYIKFSAFPPERFGVIYGTVVNVGATARYDKEINGAYAVLIKIDQDHINLNGKQLKFIPGMTVTADVITAKRRLISYFFEPITKILEQSLKER